One window from the genome of Molothrus ater isolate BHLD 08-10-18 breed brown headed cowbird chromosome 35, BPBGC_Mater_1.1, whole genome shotgun sequence encodes:
- the LOC118700732 gene encoding olfactory receptor 14J1-like — protein sequence MSNSSCIRHFLLLALADTRQLQLLHFCLLLGISLAALLGNGLIISAVACGHHLHTPMFFFLLNLALADLGSICTTVPKAMHNSLWDTRDISYTGCAAQVFFFLFFIATELSLLTIMCYDRYVSICKPLHYGTLLGSRACAHMAAAAWASAFLYSLLHTANTFSLPLCHGNALGQFFCEIPQILKLSCSKSYLREFGLIVVSGCLVFGCFVFIFFSYVQIFRAVLRIPFEQGRHKAFSTCLPHLAVLSLFLSTAAFAHLKPPSMSSPSLDLALSVLYSVVPPALNPLIYSLRNQELKAAVWRLMT from the coding sequence atgtccaacagcagctgcatcaggcacttcctcctgctggcattggcagacacacggcagctgcagctcctgcacttctgcctcttgctgggcatctccctggctgccctcctgggcaacggcctcatcatcagcgccgtagcctgcggccaccacctgcacacgcccatgttcttcttcctgctcaacctggccctcgctgacctgggctccatctgcaccactgtccccaaagccatgcacaattccctttgggacaccagggacatctcctacactggatgtgctgcacaagtatttttctttctcttctttatcGCAACAGAGCTTTCTCTGctgaccatcatgtgctacgaccgctacgtgtccatctgcaaacccctgcactatgggaccctcctgggcagcagagcttgtgcccacatggcagcagctgcctgggccagtgcctttctctaTTCACTGCTGCACacggccaatacattttccctgccattgtgccatggcaatgccctgggccagttcttctgtgaaatccctcagatcctcaagctctcctgctccaaatcctATCTCAGGGAATTTGGGCTCATTGTTGTTAGTGGCTGTTTGGTATTtggctgttttgtgttcatttttttctcctatgtgcagatcttcagggctgtgctgaggatcccctttgagcagggacggcacaaagccttttccacctgcctccctcacctaGCCGTGCTCTctctgttcctcagcactgcagcatttgctcacctgaagcccccctccatgtcctccccatccctggatctggccctgtcagttctgtactcagtggtgcctccagccctgaaccccctcatctacagcctgaggaaccaggagctcaaggctgcagtgtggagactgATGACTTGA